One window of Alosa sapidissima isolate fAloSap1 chromosome 21, fAloSap1.pri, whole genome shotgun sequence genomic DNA carries:
- the LOC121696215 gene encoding TOG array regulator of axonemal microtubules protein 1-like — protein MDFQKEFGKLHAENEEMKMMLQLLILRQEQNQNTICTACPHLLTLSHDPTTRWGPPQPLHASAAPGQRKLLAPIPPASPHHQLQRSVRSMLRPLSAQQKERQARKELLQEVLELAEEIKLASLNDAKASDQTGCSVGSLSPVDRRTPPAPRTLPFLNSPVAPAIPAPPKTTSHRQLQSRLPRLKNTVSLNGVTAVTEQKSVECLAGRQEETREHKEVKKRKVTEARHTSKTQLAKNLPELAKLRPLSCPEQALLQAFTVLSDDDWGKKIEALISIRSLAQHHANMLLPRLHDVCLAVNQEVKNLRSVVSRAAMVTLAHLFAHLGQDMDAEAEGAARTLLPKAGESSSFMKDMDLALGYMVYNTNPIRSMNALINGGLSHKHTAVRKSTARHLEKVTEVIGAARLLSGKNDLTARFIHTASCLALDNTLEVRNQARNILSVVASHPDLIKMVERFAPLSDQIRMKDFINKCQKRPLR, from the exons CCTCATCTTCTGACCTTGTCCCACGATCCCACAACGCGTTGGGGCCCACCCCAGCCCTTGCATGCCAGTGCGGCACCTGGCCAACGGAAGCTGCTAGCCCCCATACCCCCTGcatccccccaccaccagcTGCAGCGGTCTGTGAGGTCTATGCTAAGACCCCTGAGCGCTCAGCAGAAGGAGCGCCAGGCTCGCAAGGAACTCCTGCAGGAGGTCCTGGAACTCGCTGAGGAGATCAAACTTGCCAGTCTCAATGATGCCAAGGCCTCGGACCAGACAGGCTGCTCTGTGGGCAGCCTCAGTCCTGTGGATCGCAGGACCCCACCGGCGCCCCGTACTCTGCCCTTCCTCAATTCACCCGTTGCCCCTGCTATCCCCGCCCCCCCAAAGACAACCAGCCACAGACAGCTCCAGAGTAGACTACCCCGTCTCAAGAACACCGTATCACTCAATGGGGTCACTGCTGTGACAG AGCAAAAGTCTGTTGAGTGTCTGGCAGGGAGGCAGGAAGAAACGAGGGAGCAtaaggaggtgaagaagaggaAAGTGACTGAGGCGAGGCATACGAGCAAGACCCAGCTGGCCAAGAATCTGCCAGAGTTGGCTAAACTGCGCCCACTGTCCTGTCCCGAGCAGGCCCTCCTGCAGGCCTTTACGGTGCTCAGCGACGATGACTG GGGGAAGAAGATCGAGGCCCTGATCTCAATCAGGTCTCTGGCTCAGCACCACGCCAACATGCTGCTGCCCAGGCTGCATGATGTTTGTCTGGCCGTCAATCAAGAG GTGAAGAACCTGCGCTCAGTGGTGTCCCGTGCTGCCATGGTGACGCTGGCCCACCTGTTTGCTCACCTGGGGCAGGACATGGATGCGGAGGCCGAGGGCGCAGCCCGGACACTGCTGCCGAAGGCTGGAGAGTCCAGCAGCTTCATGAAGGACATGGATCTGGCCCTGGGGTACATGGTGTATAACACCAACCCCATCCGCAGCATGAACGCTCTCATCAACGGAGGGCTCAG TCACAAACATACAGCCGTGAGGAAGAGCACTGCACGGCACCTGGAGAAAGTGACGGAGGTCATAGGGGCAGCTCGTCTCCTGTCCGGCAAAAACGACCTGACTGCCCGCTTCATCCATACTGCCAGCTGCCTGGCCCTTGACAACACACTGGAAGTCAG GAATCAGGCCCGAAACATTCTGTCTGTAGTGGCCTCCCATCCCGACCTCATCAAGATGGTGGAAAGGTTCGCCCCTCTGAGTGATCAAATCCGCATGAAGGACTTTATTAACAAATGCCAGAAAAG ACCTTTGCGTTGA